A section of the Citrobacter farmeri genome encodes:
- a CDS encoding C40 family peptidase, translated as MFFSGAPRFILPGLLSLCVIYSPWSAASSHQTLSYAAKLRMHNRERLLGKYQAKLRRQAHYIVSGTPASKKALRQHNRVLLEQHPEWFPGPLRADSHRWQALAENKDFLSSDHLQNITEVAIHRLEEQLGKPYVWGGINPDRGFDCSGLVFYAYNKILAAKLPRTANEMYHYRRATIVSHRDLRRGDLLFFHIHSQEIADHMGVYLGDGQFIQSPRTGETIRVSQLSDPFWQDHFLGARRILKENTII; from the coding sequence ATGTTTTTTTCAGGTGCTCCGCGCTTCATTCTGCCGGGGCTGCTATCGTTGTGCGTCATTTATTCACCGTGGTCTGCAGCATCTTCCCATCAGACATTAAGCTATGCCGCGAAGCTGCGGATGCATAACCGCGAACGACTGCTCGGTAAATATCAGGCGAAACTCAGAAGGCAGGCGCATTATATAGTCTCCGGAACGCCGGCCAGCAAAAAAGCGCTGCGCCAGCACAACCGTGTGCTGCTTGAACAGCATCCGGAGTGGTTTCCGGGACCGTTGCGTGCGGACAGTCATCGCTGGCAGGCGCTGGCGGAAAATAAAGATTTCCTCAGCAGTGACCACTTGCAGAACATCACGGAAGTGGCCATACATCGCCTGGAAGAGCAACTCGGGAAACCTTACGTATGGGGAGGCATCAATCCGGATCGCGGATTTGACTGCAGCGGGCTGGTCTTCTACGCCTACAACAAAATCCTGGCGGCGAAATTACCGCGCACGGCAAATGAAATGTATCACTATCGTCGGGCAACGATTGTCTCTCACCGCGACCTGCGCCGTGGCGATCTGCTGTTTTTCCATATTCACAGCCAGGAGATTGCCGATCATATGGGGGTCTATCTGGGGGATGGGCAGTTTATCCAGTCACCGCGTACCGGCGAAACTATTCGGGTGAGTCAGTTATCCGACCCGTTCTGGCAGGATCACTTTCTCGGCGCGCGCCGGATCCTGAAAGAAAATACCATCATCTAA